TATTTTATTTTTTATGATTTTAGCAAATTCCTTAGAATCCACTTCTATCCGGGCCACTTGGCCGTGATGGCGGACCCGGTATTTTTTAAGACCCAGCTCAGCCAAAGCTTCCTCTGCCTTTTCCACCTGCTTTAAAACCGCGGCATCGATCTTAACCCCGTAAGGTATCCGCAAGGCCAGGCAGGCATTGGCCGGATGATCCCAGTTGGGCAGGCCTTTTTGCTTGGCGATCATTCTGATCTCGGCCTTGGTCATCCCTACTTCCACAAATGGACTTTTTATCCCCCGCTCCTCGGCCGCCCGGCGGCCGGGCCGGAAGTCGTGGACATCGTCGGCATTGGTGCCGTCCAGGATATATTTTATCCCTTTTTTTGAAGCAATGGATTTTATGGCCTTGAATAGATGTTTTTTGCAGTGATAGCAGCGGTCAGTGGGGTTGGAATTGAATT
The nucleotide sequence above comes from candidate division TA06 bacterium. Encoded proteins:
- the larE gene encoding ATP-dependent sacrificial sulfur transferase LarE — protein: MTKSSLPAVKDKLLRLQKILSSYGSAAIAYSGGVDSSLLALLVREALGNKHLAVTAVSQSYTPGEMKQARAIARKFGIKLLALKTDELNDPKFNSNPTDRCYHCKKHLFKAIKSIASKKGIKYILDGTNADDVHDFRPGRRAAEERGIKSPFVEVGMTKAEIRMIAKQKGLPNWDHPANACLALRIPYGVKIDAAVLKQVEKAEEALAELGLKKYRVRHHGQVARIEVDSKEFAKIIKNKIKLTNKIKAAGYQFVTLDLLGYQTGCFNPKKQ